One window from the genome of Nicotiana tomentosiformis chromosome 5, ASM39032v3, whole genome shotgun sequence encodes:
- the LOC138892825 gene encoding uncharacterized protein, with translation MTEDCRQLREEVARLFNNGYLQEFLSDRAKNHFRNRDSNKKTEQEEPHHVINMIIGGVNILQGPMLKRTKVSIIREKQTRDYMPEGTISFNDEDSEGIVQPHNDAMVISVLINKYRVKHVLIDPGSSTNIIRSRVVEQLGLQHQIVPAVRVLNGFNMACETTKGDIILPVNTAGTIQETKFYVIEGDMRWRLSGDMKAYF, from the coding sequence ATGACTGAAGACTGTCGACaactaagagaagaagtggctcggttattcaataacggatACCTacaggaatttctgagtgatcgagccaaaaatcacttcaggaatagggactccaacaagaagactgagcaagaggaacctcatcacgtaatcaacatgatcatcggtggagtcaACATCCTCCAGGGGCCAATGCTGAAGCGTACTAAGGTGTCCATCATAAGGGAAAAACAAACCCGAGATTACATGCCGGAGGGGACCATCTCTTTCAACGATGAAGACtctgaaggcatcgtgcaaccacataatgatgcaatggtaatttctgtactcataaataaatatcgagttaagcatgtgttgattgatccaggtagctcgacaaatatcatcagatcaagggtcgtagagcagctggGTCTACAACACCAAATAGTGCCTGCAGTCCGGGtcttaaacggattcaatatggcatgtgaaactactaaaggggaTATAATCCTGCCAGTGAACACCGCGGGAACCATTCAGGAAACGAAGTTCTACGtcatcgaaggagatatgag